From the genome of Hymenobacter cellulosilyticus, one region includes:
- a CDS encoding multinuclear nonheme iron-dependent oxidase yields the protein MSTQGQPAGAAEPGILSAIACNLDADILSASFPLLEEGRVEALEWSFDTLFWAEQIPDWFTELLQAFAAQHRLVGHGVYFSLLSGRWTPEQQQWLQQLRALAGQFTFDHITEHFGFFTGQNFHSGAPLPIPYTSSALHLGQDRLRRIQDACQCPVGLENLAFAYSLDEVQRHGEFLDKLVEPVNGFLILDLHNLFCQLHNFAVPYEELIRLYPLDRVREIHISGGSWEESGQVPGRQVRRDTHDDAVPDEVFELLKLTMPRCPNLKFVVLEQLGNALQTEPSRAQFRHDFGRMEALVAEYRSRAVGRISQLFLPLQPWVAGPVAEDARLYEQQLQLSRILETAPSFEQAHRQLQASDLAHSAWKIEEWEPHMLETALRIAQKWQ from the coding sequence GTGAGCACGCAAGGCCAGCCCGCCGGAGCCGCCGAGCCCGGCATTCTATCCGCCATTGCCTGCAACCTGGACGCCGACATCCTGTCGGCGTCCTTTCCGTTGTTGGAGGAAGGCCGCGTGGAAGCCCTGGAATGGTCGTTTGATACGCTGTTCTGGGCTGAGCAAATTCCCGATTGGTTTACCGAGCTGCTGCAGGCCTTTGCCGCCCAGCACCGGCTGGTAGGCCACGGGGTGTACTTTTCCCTGCTTTCGGGCCGCTGGACTCCCGAGCAGCAGCAGTGGCTGCAGCAGCTGCGGGCCCTGGCCGGGCAGTTCACCTTCGACCATATTACCGAGCACTTCGGCTTTTTCACGGGGCAGAACTTCCACTCCGGCGCCCCGCTGCCCATTCCCTACACCAGCTCAGCCCTGCACCTGGGCCAGGACCGCCTGCGCCGCATCCAGGACGCCTGCCAGTGCCCGGTGGGGCTGGAGAATCTGGCCTTCGCCTACTCCCTCGACGAGGTGCAGCGGCACGGGGAGTTTCTGGACAAGCTCGTGGAGCCGGTCAATGGCTTCCTGATTCTGGATTTGCACAACCTGTTCTGCCAGCTCCACAACTTCGCGGTGCCCTACGAGGAGCTGATTCGGCTCTATCCACTGGACCGGGTGCGGGAAATCCATATTTCGGGCGGCAGCTGGGAAGAATCGGGCCAGGTGCCGGGCCGGCAGGTCCGGCGCGATACCCACGACGATGCCGTGCCCGACGAGGTATTTGAACTGCTGAAGCTGACCATGCCCCGCTGCCCCAACCTGAAGTTTGTGGTGCTCGAGCAGCTCGGCAACGCCCTGCAGACCGAGCCCAGCCGCGCCCAGTTCCGCCACGACTTTGGTCGCATGGAAGCCCTGGTAGCCGAGTACCGCAGCCGGGCCGTCGGGCGGATAAGCCAGCTGTTTCTGCCCCTGCAGCCCTGGGTGGCGGGCCCGGTAGCCGAGGATGCCCGGCTCTATGAGCAGCAACTGCAGCTTTCCCGCATCCTCGAAACGGCCCCCTCGTTTGAGCAGGCCCACCGGCAGCTGCAGGCCTCTGATTTGGCTCACTCCGCCTGGAAAATCGAGGAGTGGGAGCCCCACATGCTCGAAACGGCCCTGCGCATTGCTCAGAAGTGGCAGTAA
- a CDS encoding chryseobasin-related MNIO class RiPP peptide, with product MKLPQALLGAILMGVVAQATTSCKKDAPSPKQEEGSGKEKPAPINCPACGMG from the coding sequence ATGAAACTACCCCAAGCACTACTCGGCGCCATCCTGATGGGTGTGGTGGCCCAGGCCACTACCAGCTGCAAGAAAGACGCTCCTAGCCCCAAGCAGGAAGAAGGGTCCGGCAAAGAAAAGCCCGCGCCCATTAACTGCCCCGCCTGCGGCATGGGCTGA
- a CDS encoding sensor histidine kinase: protein MFDAEGRLHYIIHSSVNITKEVQARRALQVSKHREHDALAEAERERQRLSHLVMQAPAAICLLQGPDMVFELVNPGYQALFPDRDLLGKPLLEALPEFRNTEVWEYFQEVYRTGRTHQAYDLPISLIQPNNSGAEQGYFTHTIQARYSAQQQVDGLYVFLFDVTEQVRDRQQVQALNRELNQANHQLTRVNADLDSFVYMAAHDLKGPINNLEGLVQALHKDLPPESRPLLDMMQRSVARFQRTLAQLSDVLQLHHTPDPEAPPVELAAVVDDLRQDLLPALAQTGGRLEVDAEACPVVAMPAKSLRSVLYNLLNNALKYRHPDRPPLVRLNCRTEEGFWHLSVQDNGLGLDATQQASLFALFRRFHDHVEGSGLGLYTVKKTVENLGGRVQVQSEPGVGSTFSVYIPSPAPKGAS from the coding sequence GTGTTTGACGCCGAGGGACGCCTGCACTATATCATTCACAGCAGTGTAAATATCACCAAGGAGGTACAGGCACGCCGGGCGCTGCAAGTAAGTAAGCACCGGGAGCACGATGCCCTGGCCGAAGCCGAGCGCGAGCGGCAGCGGCTTAGCCACTTAGTGATGCAAGCTCCGGCGGCCATCTGCCTGCTGCAGGGGCCCGATATGGTCTTTGAGCTGGTAAACCCGGGCTATCAGGCCCTGTTTCCTGATCGGGACCTGCTGGGCAAACCCCTGCTCGAGGCTCTACCCGAATTCCGCAACACGGAAGTATGGGAATACTTTCAGGAGGTGTACCGTACTGGGCGTACCCACCAGGCCTACGACCTGCCCATCTCCCTAATTCAACCCAACAACTCGGGGGCCGAACAAGGCTATTTCACCCACACGATTCAGGCCCGCTACAGCGCCCAGCAGCAAGTCGATGGCCTGTACGTATTTCTCTTTGACGTGACCGAGCAGGTGCGGGACCGGCAGCAGGTGCAGGCCCTCAACCGGGAGCTGAACCAAGCCAACCACCAGCTCACCCGCGTCAACGCCGACCTGGACAGCTTCGTGTACATGGCCGCCCACGATTTGAAAGGGCCCATCAACAACCTGGAAGGGTTGGTGCAGGCCCTGCATAAGGACTTGCCCCCGGAAAGCCGGCCCCTGCTGGATATGATGCAGCGGTCCGTAGCGCGGTTTCAGCGCACTTTGGCCCAGCTCAGCGACGTGCTGCAGCTGCACCACACCCCCGACCCCGAAGCCCCGCCCGTGGAGCTGGCCGCCGTGGTCGACGACCTCCGCCAGGACCTGCTGCCGGCCCTGGCGCAAACCGGCGGCCGCCTGGAAGTCGACGCGGAAGCCTGCCCGGTGGTAGCCATGCCGGCCAAAAGCCTGCGCTCGGTGCTCTACAACCTGCTCAACAACGCCCTTAAGTACCGCCACCCCGACCGGCCCCCGCTGGTGCGCCTCAACTGCCGCACCGAGGAAGGCTTCTGGCACTTGTCGGTGCAGGACAACGGCCTGGGCCTGGACGCCACCCAGCAGGCTTCCCTGTTCGCGCTGTTTCGCCGTTTCCACGACCATGTGGAAGGCTCGGGCCTGGGACTGTACACGGTCAAGAAAACCGTGGAAAATCTGGGCGGGCGGGTGCAGGTGCAGAGTGAGCCGGGCGTGGGCTCCACTTTTTCGGTTTACATCCCGAGTCCGGCGCCGAAGGGGGCTTCGTGA
- a CDS encoding PAS domain-containing protein, with product MDPNVALAQQLQALETVPDSYIVVSPELIILTASNAYLADTLTRREQLVGRYLFDAFPDNPDAPEANAVRNWRASLERVIATGKPHQMAQQHYDVPDPERPGSSWSATGSRLIRPCLTPRDACTISFTAV from the coding sequence ATGGACCCTAATGTGGCCCTCGCCCAGCAGTTGCAGGCCCTTGAAACGGTGCCTGATTCGTATATAGTGGTGTCGCCGGAACTGATTATTCTCACGGCCAGCAACGCCTACCTGGCCGACACGCTGACCCGGCGCGAGCAGCTGGTGGGCCGCTACCTGTTCGATGCCTTTCCCGATAATCCCGACGCACCCGAGGCTAACGCCGTGCGCAACTGGCGCGCCTCGCTGGAGCGCGTTATTGCCACCGGCAAGCCGCACCAGATGGCCCAGCAGCATTACGACGTGCCCGACCCCGAGCGGCCGGGCAGTTCGTGGAGCGCCACTGGCAGCCGCTTAATACGCCCGTGTTTGACGCCGAGGGACGCCTGCACTATATCATTCACAGCAGTGTAA
- a CDS encoding FG-GAP-like repeat-containing protein, whose amino-acid sequence MRHLLPFQLTALLATLWGGAAQAQPTLTGTAPRANSHNVAPTAPITVSFSQALSGNSITALRVFSTQRGGMRSGQSGTTIVGGNQLSFIPPTSWKPGETVRTTVTTDARNTAGQALAKGHVFDFTAATGGNGLGTLTNVGGSSFSMGAYPNALRLADVDGDGDLDVLSSNSNYYGGTPLSVRLNNGAGQFSGGSEIPVASDAQGSRSLTVGDIDNDGDLDVLATDNVYKVSVCLNNGSGVYTVANIMELGTTKLTDLELADIDADGDLDCLMYGAALTSSGC is encoded by the coding sequence ATGCGACACCTATTACCATTCCAGCTGACTGCCTTACTAGCGACCCTATGGGGCGGCGCAGCCCAGGCCCAACCTACGCTGACGGGTACTGCGCCCCGGGCCAACAGCCACAATGTCGCGCCCACGGCCCCGATTACCGTATCGTTTAGCCAGGCCCTGAGTGGGAACAGCATCACCGCCCTGCGCGTGTTCAGCACCCAGCGCGGGGGCATGCGCTCCGGGCAAAGCGGGACAACCATCGTCGGCGGCAACCAGCTCTCGTTTATTCCGCCAACCTCCTGGAAGCCCGGCGAAACCGTGCGCACCACCGTCACCACGGATGCGCGCAACACGGCGGGGCAGGCCCTGGCCAAAGGCCACGTGTTCGACTTCACGGCGGCCACGGGCGGCAACGGGCTCGGCACCCTGACCAACGTGGGTGGCAGCAGCTTTTCGATGGGCGCCTATCCTAACGCGCTACGCCTGGCCGATGTGGACGGCGACGGCGACCTGGACGTTCTTAGCTCCAACAGCAATTATTATGGTGGAACCCCGCTGAGCGTGCGCCTTAACAATGGCGCCGGCCAGTTTTCCGGCGGCAGCGAAATACCGGTAGCCAGCGACGCGCAAGGCTCCCGCAGTCTTACCGTAGGCGACATCGACAACGATGGAGACCTGGATGTGCTGGCTACGGACAATGTGTATAAGGTCAGCGTGTGCCTCAACAACGGCAGCGGGGTCTACACGGTAGCCAATATCATGGAGCTGGGCACTACCAAGCTAACCGACTTGGAGCTGGCCGACATCGATGCCGACGGCGACCTAGACTGTCTGATGTATGGGGCGGCACTAACTTCGTCGGGGTGCTGA
- a CDS encoding T9SS type A sorting domain-containing protein, translated as MLNVRYNNGSGQFSGGYTDTRDSWQGHGGQIAMADIDNDGDLDLLRAGLDAPVFKQLNDGTGRFGAPTQLTPVNVGELKFADIDADGDLDLVALFRGYSGIPAEATVLLNDGSGNFSKVSAINIMYNQTGMEFGDMDADGDLDLLIMSGYSLSVYFNNGQGRFSGYYQLTAPALDAFTLGDIDGDNDLDLVAVFHPNSPPSPPCPMYTYFNQPISPALVTSVRAGHTELETAVYPNPAQQRCTLTFAAPVQEGRLVLYNAMGQAVRSQDVPTVRSLELSLADLAPGVYTLHVNSHTGSAIRRIVKQ; from the coding sequence GTGCTGAATGTGCGCTACAACAACGGTAGCGGGCAGTTTTCCGGAGGCTATACGGATACCCGCGACTCATGGCAGGGTCATGGAGGGCAAATAGCAATGGCCGACATCGACAACGATGGCGACCTGGATTTGCTACGGGCTGGCCTTGACGCTCCAGTGTTTAAGCAGCTTAACGACGGTACGGGGCGCTTCGGAGCCCCGACTCAGTTAACGCCGGTCAATGTCGGCGAGTTGAAATTTGCTGACATTGACGCCGATGGCGACCTGGATCTGGTAGCACTATTTAGAGGGTATAGCGGTATTCCAGCAGAGGCAACTGTGCTGTTAAATGATGGAAGTGGCAACTTCAGCAAGGTTTCCGCTATAAACATCATGTACAATCAAACCGGAATGGAATTTGGCGACATGGATGCCGATGGTGACCTGGACCTGTTGATCATGAGCGGTTATAGCCTCTCGGTTTATTTCAACAACGGGCAGGGGCGTTTCTCTGGCTACTACCAGCTTACCGCCCCCGCCCTCGACGCCTTTACGCTGGGTGACATTGATGGCGACAATGACCTGGATCTGGTAGCAGTCTTTCATCCTAACAGCCCGCCCTCCCCGCCCTGCCCGATGTACACCTATTTCAACCAGCCCATCTCCCCCGCTCTGGTCACTAGCGTCAGAGCTGGTCACACGGAGCTGGAAACGGCGGTGTATCCCAATCCGGCCCAGCAGCGCTGCACCCTTACGTTTGCCGCCCCCGTGCAGGAAGGCCGTTTGGTGCTCTACAACGCTATGGGTCAGGCAGTGCGCAGCCAGGACGTGCCAACCGTCCGCTCCCTTGAGCTTAGCCTGGCCGACCTGGCCCCGGGAGTGTACACACTGCATGTAAACAGCCATACCGGCAGCGCCATCCGCCGCATTGTCAAGCAGTAA
- a CDS encoding SDR family oxidoreductase, whose product MKEDTMLSRRKVISGLGASLAVAAVTPVLGADDFSPLAETAADPLKDPTTAYPKPPFKSQSQPWPGLASQMDPKPDHGEKSYKGSGRLKGRKALITGGDSGMGRAAAIAYAREGADVAINYLPAEEADAKEVIALIKAEGRKAVAIPGDLREEAFCKRMVEEAVRQLGGLDILVNNAARQQQRQSIMELTTEDFDATMKTNIYAPFWTIKAALPHLKPGSAIIGTTSEQATDPSENLYDYAQTKAATSNYVRSLAKQLAPKGIRVNGVAPGPIWTPLQVSGGATQEKLVKFGGDTPMKRPGQPAELASIYVQLADPLASYATGQVYGSTGGAGMP is encoded by the coding sequence ATGAAAGAAGATACCATGCTTAGCCGCCGTAAAGTCATTAGCGGCCTGGGAGCCAGTCTGGCCGTGGCCGCCGTCACGCCCGTGCTGGGCGCCGATGACTTCAGCCCCCTGGCCGAAACGGCCGCCGATCCGCTAAAAGACCCCACTACTGCCTACCCCAAGCCGCCGTTCAAAAGCCAGTCGCAGCCCTGGCCGGGACTGGCCTCGCAGATGGACCCCAAGCCTGACCACGGCGAGAAAAGCTACAAGGGCTCGGGCCGCCTCAAAGGCCGCAAGGCCCTGATTACGGGCGGCGACTCGGGCATGGGCCGGGCGGCCGCCATAGCCTACGCCCGCGAAGGCGCCGACGTGGCCATCAACTACCTGCCCGCCGAGGAAGCCGATGCCAAGGAAGTTATTGCCCTGATTAAAGCGGAGGGCCGCAAGGCCGTAGCTATTCCCGGCGACTTGCGTGAGGAAGCTTTCTGCAAGCGCATGGTGGAAGAAGCTGTGCGGCAGCTGGGTGGCCTGGATATTCTGGTCAACAACGCGGCCCGGCAGCAGCAGCGTCAGTCCATTATGGAGCTGACCACTGAGGACTTCGACGCGACGATGAAAACCAACATTTACGCCCCGTTCTGGACTATTAAGGCCGCCTTGCCCCACCTCAAGCCGGGCTCGGCCATCATTGGTACCACGTCTGAGCAGGCCACCGACCCGTCGGAAAACCTCTACGACTACGCCCAAACCAAGGCAGCCACTTCAAACTACGTCCGGTCCTTAGCGAAGCAGCTGGCCCCAAAAGGCATTCGGGTGAATGGCGTGGCGCCCGGCCCCATCTGGACGCCCCTGCAGGTCAGCGGCGGGGCTACCCAGGAAAAGCTCGTCAAGTTTGGCGGCGACACCCCCATGAAGCGCCCCGGTCAACCCGCCGAGCTAGCCTCCATCTACGTGCAGCTGGCCGACCCGCTGGCCAGCTACGCCACTGGGCAGGTGTACGGCTCCACGGGCGGAGCCGGCATGCCGTAA